One Triticum dicoccoides isolate Atlit2015 ecotype Zavitan chromosome 4B, WEW_v2.0, whole genome shotgun sequence genomic window carries:
- the LOC119293866 gene encoding serine carboxypeptidase 1-like, which produces MALRALRLSVVVVAVVALSALPRRADAAPGIRPGHKEADVIVALPGQPPAVQLRQYSGYINVNRAAGKSLFYYFVEAPVDPAHKPLVLWLNGGPGCSSFGIGAFQEVGPFRVDTEGRTLCPNPFSWTAAANLLFLESPVGVGFSYAVNEEVYKTMGDNMTAIDSHIFLLRWFDRFPEYKGREFFIVGESYAGHYIPELAITIDVQNKNPKLTPINLKGISIGNGILEFAEEQAELYEYLWHRAFISDAAHDTIAKHCKGPDDLSTVCQAARDTAYGNTGDISAFNVYAPTCHDKKVRPTDSKCMDIAGPCLAHFVEAYLNQHQVQTAIHANTALKYPWVGCRTRTYNLKRFGDSPTSMLPHLKALVTTGIRIWLFSGDFDAMVPVTATKRSVEKLQLGVEKDWRAWSPGPGKDVAGYVIAYKGLVLATVRGAGHMVTVDQPERGFALLTSFLRGEPLPSAAPQTD; this is translated from the exons ATGGCGCTGAGAGCGCTGCGCCTCTCCGTTGTCGTCGTCGCGGTCGTCGCCCTCTCCGCGCTCCCGCGGCGGGCCGACGCCGCCCCGGGCATCCGGCCAGGGCACAAGGAGGCGGACGTGATCGTCGCGCtgccggggcagcctccggccGTGCAGCTGCGGCAGTACTCCGGCTACATCAACGTCAACCGGGCCGCGGGGAAGTCGCTCTTCTACTACTTCGTGGAGGCGCCCGTCGACCCCGCTCACAAGCCGCTCGTCCTCTGGCTCAATGGAG GGCCCGGCTGCTCTTCCTTCGGGATTGGAGCGTTCCAGGAGGTTGGCCCCTTCCGTGTCGACACGGAAGGCAGGACGCTCTGCCCGAACCCCTTCTCCTGGACCGCCG CGGCGAACCTGTTGTTCCTGGAGAGCCCCGTGGGCGTGGGCTTCTCCTACGCCGTGAACGAGGAGGTGTACAAGACCATGGGGGACAACATGACCGCCATCGACTCGCACATCTTCCTGCTCAGGTGGTTCGACCGCTTCCCCGAGTACAAGGGCCGCGAGTTCTTCATCGTCGGCGAGAGCTACGCCGGCCACTACATCCCCGAGCTGGCCATCACCATCGATGTCCAGAACAAGAACCCCAAGCTCACCCCCATCAACCTCAAAGGAATCTCC ATCGGGAACGGCATACTGGAGTTCGCGGAGGAGCAGGCGGAGCTGTACGAGTACCTGTGGCACCGCGCCTTCATATCGGACGCGGCGCACGACACCATCGCCAAGCACTGCAAGGGCCCCGACGACCTCTCCACCGTCTGCCAGGCGGCCAGGGACACCGCCTACGGCAACACCGGCGACATTAGCGCCTTCAACGTCTACGCGCCCACTTGCCACGACAAAAAAGTCAGGCCAACAGACTCCAAGTGCATG GACATTGCTGGTCCGTGCCTCGCACACTTTGTGGAGGCGTACTTGAACCAGCACCAGGTGCAAACGGCGATCCACGCCAACACGgcgctcaagtatccgtgggtgggATGCAGAACCCGGACGTACAACCTGAAACGCTTCGGGGACTCGCCGACGTCGATGCTGCCACACCTCAAGGCCCTGGTCACCACCGGCATCCGCATCTGGCTATTCAG CGGCGACTTCGACGCGATGGTCCCGGTGACGGCGACGAAGCGGTCGGTGGAGAAGCTGCAGCTGGGCGTGGAGAAGGACTGGCGGGCGTGGTCGCCGGGGCCGGGCAAGGACGTGGCCGGGTACGTGATCGCGTACAAGGGGCTGGTGCTGGCCACGGTGCGCGGCGCCGGCCACATGGTCACCGTCGACCAGCCGGAGCGGGGGTTCGCGCTCCTCACGTCCTTCCTCCGAGGCGAGCCGCTGCCGTCCGCGGCGCCGCAGACCGACTGA